A portion of the Bacteroides faecium genome contains these proteins:
- a CDS encoding RagB/SusD family nutrient uptake outer membrane protein, translated as MKKLNILSAVLFVAVAGGICTSCADKLDLSPIDYYGSGSYWKTEAHVIGYMDGIHKHLRDAAFQHTFLWGEARGGNLITTGTSSDGMGMLYGDIKLQNFDEAHTGVTGFGDVFGRLTNINLFIARVTDATYIDEAKKGYYLGQAYGLRAFYYFDLYRTYGGVPLRLTADVVEGVIDPNQLYLGRATPQEVMAQIKKDLNKSMECFGDNNSFDPNNRGNKKGYWSKAATECLMGEVYLWISKVTTGNDAADESNLATAKTHLLNVLNSYGLERMDNFENVFEAKNNKGNKEIIFAVRYAEGEATNSNNLFTYAMATGSTKDRYKKDGEKFLDALNIGNTGSQQLEYKIELYNSFDDKDTRKDATFIASYNKDAETGELSLYGTHVCKNIGYVNAQGARIYCGDYIIYRLPWVWLTLAEIENMQGGDVAAYINKVRQRAYGDNWDEETYGYKNADFTTNELAILHEKDKEFVQEGQRWWDLRRMTLTKGGKHLVFCKEGNIGTDQPVLKEETEAHKVLWPVDITLLGNDPLIYQTPGYDTYKQQPE; from the coding sequence ATGAAAAAATTGAATATACTATCTGCTGTACTGTTTGTTGCAGTAGCGGGAGGAATTTGTACTTCTTGCGCTGACAAGTTGGATCTTTCTCCTATTGATTACTATGGAAGCGGTTCATATTGGAAGACCGAAGCGCACGTGATTGGATATATGGACGGCATTCATAAGCATCTTCGTGATGCTGCATTCCAGCATACGTTTTTATGGGGAGAAGCGCGCGGGGGAAATTTGATTACTACCGGTACCAGTTCGGATGGCATGGGTATGCTATATGGAGATATCAAGCTGCAAAATTTCGATGAGGCTCATACCGGAGTTACGGGCTTTGGAGATGTTTTCGGACGCCTCACCAATATCAACCTCTTTATTGCCCGTGTGACGGACGCTACTTATATTGATGAAGCAAAGAAAGGGTATTATCTGGGGCAGGCTTATGGATTGAGGGCATTTTATTATTTTGACTTGTACCGCACGTATGGCGGAGTGCCTTTGCGTCTTACGGCAGATGTGGTGGAAGGTGTAATTGATCCCAACCAACTTTATTTAGGACGTGCGACTCCACAGGAAGTGATGGCGCAGATAAAGAAAGACTTGAATAAATCTATGGAATGTTTTGGAGATAACAATTCTTTTGACCCTAATAACAGAGGGAATAAAAAAGGATATTGGTCTAAAGCAGCCACAGAATGTCTGATGGGAGAAGTATATCTCTGGATTTCCAAAGTGACTACTGGTAATGATGCTGCCGATGAAAGTAATCTGGCTACAGCAAAGACGCATTTGCTGAATGTTTTAAATAGCTACGGGCTTGAGAGAATGGATAACTTTGAGAATGTTTTTGAGGCTAAAAATAATAAAGGGAATAAAGAAATAATTTTTGCGGTTCGTTATGCCGAGGGAGAGGCTACTAATAGTAATAATCTCTTTACTTATGCTATGGCTACCGGTAGCACGAAAGACAGATACAAAAAGGATGGAGAGAAGTTTTTGGATGCATTGAACATTGGCAATACAGGCAGCCAGCAGTTAGAATATAAAATAGAACTTTATAATAGTTTTGATGATAAAGATACACGTAAAGATGCTACGTTTATTGCTTCCTACAACAAAGATGCTGAGACTGGTGAGCTATCTTTGTATGGTACCCACGTATGCAAGAATATCGGTTATGTAAATGCCCAAGGTGCACGTATTTATTGTGGCGATTATATTATTTACCGTTTGCCATGGGTATGGTTGACTCTTGCTGAAATTGAGAATATGCAGGGAGGAGACGTTGCTGCCTATATAAACAAAGTTCGCCAACGTGCTTATGGAGATAATTGGGATGAAGAAACTTATGGTTATAAAAATGCGGATTTCACAACGAATGAGTTAGCTATATTACATGAAAAGGATAAAGAGTTTGTTCAGGAAGGACAACGCTGGTGGGATCTTCGCCGTATGACTTTGACAAAAGGCGGCAAACATCTGGTTTTCTGTAAAGAAGGAAATATAGGAACAGACCAGCCCGTACTAAAGGAAGAAACGGAAGCTCATAAAGTGCTTTGGCCGGTAGATATCACTCTGCTGGGCAACGACCCGCTGATTTATCAGACGCCGGGATATGACACTTATAAGCAGCAGCCGGAATAA
- a CDS encoding sialidase family protein, with protein sequence MKRNLLLLSSILFLCVCGTLQAIASDTVFVRETQIPFLIERQDNVLFMLRLNAKESRSLDEVVLNFGKDVNMADIQSVKLYYSGTEARQNYGKNFFAPVSYISSHTPGKTLAANPSYSINKSQVDNPKQKVALKANQKLFPGINYFWISLQMKPDASLLDKVSAKIATIKVDNKEALVHTVSPENIAHRVGVGVRHAGDDGSAAFRIPGLVTTNKGTLLGVYDVRYNSSVDLQEHVDVGLSRSVDGGKTWEKMRLPLAFGETGDLPAAQNGVGDPSILVDTKTNTVWVVAAWTHGMGNQRAWWSSYPGMDMNHTAQLVLSKSTDDGKTWSKPINITEQVKDPSWYFLLQGPGRGITTQDGTLVFPIQFIDSTRVPNAGIMYSKDRGETWKIHNYARTNTTEAQVAEVEPGVLMLNMRDNRGGSRAISTTKDFGKTWTEHPSSRKALQEPVCMASLISVKAKDNALNKDILLFSNPNTVKGRNHITIKASLDGGITWLPEHQVMLDEADGWGYSCLTMIDKETVGILYESSVAHMTFQAVRLRDIIK encoded by the coding sequence ATGAAAAGAAACCTGCTTTTATTATCGTCTATCCTTTTTTTGTGTGTCTGCGGAACCTTGCAGGCTATCGCATCGGATACTGTATTTGTGCGTGAAACTCAGATTCCTTTTTTGATTGAACGACAGGATAATGTGTTGTTTATGCTGCGTTTGAATGCAAAAGAGAGTCGTAGCCTGGATGAAGTAGTTTTGAATTTTGGCAAAGATGTTAATATGGCGGATATACAGTCCGTTAAGTTATATTATAGTGGTACGGAAGCCAGACAGAACTACGGTAAGAATTTCTTTGCTCCTGTATCTTATATTTCCAGTCATACGCCGGGAAAGACACTGGCCGCGAATCCTTCTTATTCGATTAATAAGTCGCAAGTGGATAATCCGAAGCAGAAAGTTGCATTGAAAGCTAATCAGAAGCTTTTTCCCGGAATCAACTATTTCTGGATTAGTTTGCAGATGAAGCCGGATGCTTCTTTATTGGATAAGGTTTCGGCTAAGATTGCTACGATTAAAGTTGATAACAAAGAAGCCCTTGTACACACAGTTTCTCCGGAAAATATAGCTCATAGAGTAGGGGTAGGCGTGCGCCATGCCGGTGACGACGGTTCAGCCGCTTTCCGTATTCCGGGATTGGTGACTACCAATAAGGGAACATTGCTCGGAGTATATGATGTACGCTATAATAGTAGTGTCGATTTGCAGGAGCATGTAGACGTAGGTTTGAGCCGCAGCGTAGACGGTGGCAAGACCTGGGAGAAGATGCGCTTGCCTTTGGCTTTCGGCGAAACGGGTGATTTGCCTGCTGCGCAGAATGGTGTCGGCGACCCTTCCATCCTGGTGGATACCAAGACCAACACAGTATGGGTGGTGGCAGCCTGGACACACGGAATGGGCAATCAACGTGCCTGGTGGAGCTCATATCCGGGAATGGATATGAATCATACAGCCCAGTTGGTACTGTCAAAGAGTACGGACGACGGTAAAACGTGGTCTAAGCCTATCAATATTACAGAGCAGGTGAAAGACCCTTCCTGGTATTTCCTTCTGCAAGGACCGGGACGTGGCATCACTACGCAAGACGGCACATTGGTATTCCCGATTCAGTTTATCGACTCTACCCGTGTTCCGAATGCGGGAATCATGTACAGCAAAGACCGTGGCGAGACATGGAAAATCCATAACTACGCACGTACCAATACAACAGAAGCCCAAGTGGCGGAAGTAGAACCGGGCGTGTTGATGCTGAACATGAGAGATAACCGTGGCGGTAGCCGTGCTATCTCTACTACTAAGGATTTCGGCAAAACTTGGACAGAACATCCCTCATCCCGCAAAGCCTTGCAGGAACCGGTTTGTATGGCAAGTTTAATCAGCGTGAAAGCGAAAGACAATGCATTAAATAAGGATATCCTTTTGTTCTCCAACCCGAATACGGTAAAAGGTCGTAATCATATCACGATTAAGGCTAGTCTGGACGGCGGCATCACATGGCTGCCCGAACATCAGGTAATGTTGGACGAAGCCGATGGATGGGGATATTCTTGTCTGACTATGATTGATAAGGAGACAGTTGGCATATTGTATGAAAGTAGTGTAGCTCACATGACTTTCCAGGCTGTCCGGCTAAGGGATATAATAAAATAG
- a CDS encoding family 20 glycosylhydrolase, protein MKNKLILLIYFIINLYTVSVAKAGDNHLLPQPQKFTPSYTNFQVNKVMLSTPVLQQEWEAFIVEMGGTVSPKATAVIEVKLLPSLPGIPMNQDEAYRLNVTRKRITVEAVTERGVYWAMQTLRQLAEKRNSKTQIQGAEIVDWPAFRIRGFMQDVGRSYISLEELKREIAALAKFKINVFHWHLTENQSWRLESKIFPMLNDSVNTTRMPGKYYTLEEAKELVAFCKAHHMTLIPEIDMPGHSAAFIRTFRHDMQSPEGMKILKLLLDEVCETFDVPYLHIGTDEVQFTNPRFVPEMVSYVRSKGKKVISWNPGWHYKPGEIDMTQLWSYRGKAQEGIPAIDSRFHYLNHFDTFGDIIALYNSRIYNKEQGSDDLAGTILAIWNDRLVDTEWGMIIENNFYPNMLAMAERAWKGGGTEYFDKNGTILPTDEQSELFKNFVDFERRLLWHKEHTFTGYPFAYVRQTNVKWNITDPFPNEGDLAKAFPPEETLQDSYSYAGKTYNVRPAIGAGIYLRHVWGTLIPGFYKEPKENHTAYAYTYVYSPKEQTVGLWAEFQNYGRSEADLPPLPGKWDYKESRIWINGQEIIPPVWTATHRTKSNEIALGNENCVARPPLKVHLQKGWNKVLLKLPVGKFTTPEVRLVKWMFTTVFVTLDGQKAVDGLVYSPDKTLK, encoded by the coding sequence ATGAAAAACAAATTAATACTATTAATATACTTTATAATTAACTTATACACAGTTTCAGTGGCAAAAGCAGGTGATAATCACCTGCTCCCCCAGCCACAAAAGTTTACCCCCTCTTATACAAACTTTCAAGTGAATAAGGTGATGCTTTCCACTCCTGTGCTTCAACAGGAGTGGGAAGCTTTTATCGTTGAAATGGGCGGAACTGTCTCTCCGAAGGCAACTGCCGTCATTGAGGTGAAACTACTGCCTTCTCTCCCCGGAATACCGATGAACCAGGATGAGGCTTACCGCCTGAATGTAACCAGGAAACGGATAACCGTTGAGGCTGTGACCGAACGCGGCGTTTATTGGGCTATGCAGACTTTACGGCAACTGGCAGAGAAAAGAAACTCAAAAACACAGATTCAAGGAGCCGAAATCGTTGACTGGCCTGCTTTCCGCATCCGTGGATTCATGCAGGACGTAGGACGTAGCTACATATCTCTGGAAGAACTCAAGCGTGAAATCGCCGCGCTCGCCAAATTCAAAATCAATGTTTTCCACTGGCATCTGACCGAGAATCAATCCTGGCGTTTGGAAAGCAAGATATTCCCGATGTTGAATGATAGCGTAAACACCACCCGGATGCCCGGCAAATATTACACGCTGGAAGAAGCCAAAGAACTGGTCGCTTTCTGTAAGGCACACCACATGACGCTAATTCCCGAAATAGATATGCCCGGACACAGCGCCGCATTCATACGCACCTTCCGCCATGATATGCAAAGCCCTGAAGGGATGAAGATATTAAAACTCCTGTTGGATGAAGTCTGTGAAACGTTTGACGTACCTTATTTGCATATCGGTACGGATGAAGTCCAGTTTACCAATCCCCGGTTCGTACCGGAAATGGTGTCCTATGTACGTTCCAAAGGCAAGAAAGTAATCTCATGGAATCCGGGATGGCACTATAAACCCGGAGAAATTGACATGACCCAACTTTGGAGTTATCGGGGAAAGGCGCAGGAAGGTATTCCCGCCATTGACTCGCGTTTCCATTATCTGAACCATTTCGATACCTTCGGTGATATTATCGCATTGTACAATAGCCGTATTTATAATAAGGAACAAGGAAGTGACGACCTCGCAGGCACGATTCTGGCTATTTGGAATGACCGGTTAGTCGATACCGAATGGGGTATGATTATCGAAAATAATTTCTATCCCAATATGCTGGCTATGGCAGAACGTGCCTGGAAAGGCGGTGGGACAGAGTACTTCGATAAGAACGGCACAATACTTCCCACCGACGAACAGTCGGAACTGTTCAAGAACTTTGTCGATTTTGAACGTCGCTTATTATGGCATAAAGAACACACTTTTACCGGCTATCCGTTTGCATATGTCCGTCAGACAAATGTGAAATGGAACATAACAGACCCTTTCCCGAATGAAGGGGATTTGGCAAAGGCTTTTCCACCGGAAGAAACTTTGCAGGATAGTTACAGCTACGCAGGAAAGACATATAATGTACGTCCCGCCATTGGTGCGGGAATCTATCTCCGTCATGTATGGGGCACGCTTATCCCCGGATTCTACAAAGAACCGAAAGAGAACCATACGGCCTATGCCTACACCTATGTCTATTCGCCGAAAGAACAGACCGTCGGCCTGTGGGCTGAATTTCAGAATTACGGACGTTCCGAAGCAGACCTGCCACCCTTGCCGGGAAAATGGGATTATAAAGAAAGCCGTATCTGGATAAATGGACAGGAAATAATCCCACCAGTCTGGACAGCCACCCACCGGACTAAAAGCAACGAAATAGCATTGGGCAATGAAAACTGTGTAGCACGTCCCCCTTTGAAAGTTCATCTGCAAAAAGGGTGGAACAAGGTATTGCTGAAATTGCCGGTAGGGAAGTTTACTACTCCCGAAGTCCGGTTGGTAAAATGGATGTTCACCACCGTCTTTGTTACCCTCGACGGACAGAAGGCGGTAGACGGACTCGTCTACTCACCGGATAAAACACTAAAGTGA
- a CDS encoding SGNH/GDSL hydrolase family protein, giving the protein MKKNFFLMVILTLTLACHAQERKYSTFYYQRATLFEELPVTSNDIIFLGNSITNGAEWAELFQNKHVKNRGISGDICMGVYDRLDAILKGKPAKIFLLIGINDVSRGTPADTIVSRIGMIAQKIKADSPKTKLYLQSVLPVTDHYNMFKGHTSRWQVIPEINKGLVRLAEKEGLTYIDLYSHFIDGQTGKMNTAYTNDGLHLLGKGYLKWVEIVKPYIGKK; this is encoded by the coding sequence ATGAAGAAGAACTTTTTTTTAATGGTCATATTGACCTTGACTTTGGCATGCCATGCTCAGGAACGCAAATATTCTACGTTTTATTACCAGCGTGCTACGTTGTTTGAAGAACTACCTGTTACTTCCAACGACATTATTTTCCTCGGAAACAGTATCACGAACGGTGCCGAATGGGCGGAACTGTTTCAAAATAAACACGTGAAAAACCGTGGAATCAGCGGCGATATTTGCATGGGAGTATATGACCGTCTGGACGCCATCCTGAAAGGAAAACCGGCTAAAATATTTCTTCTGATTGGTATTAATGATGTGAGTCGCGGAACTCCTGCCGATACGATTGTATCCCGTATCGGAATGATTGCCCAAAAGATAAAGGCTGATTCTCCGAAGACAAAGTTATATCTGCAAAGTGTTCTTCCCGTCACCGACCATTACAATATGTTCAAGGGGCATACTTCCCGTTGGCAGGTTATCCCCGAAATCAATAAAGGATTAGTCCGCCTCGCAGAGAAGGAAGGATTGACTTATATAGACTTGTACTCTCACTTTATAGACGGGCAAACCGGAAAGATGAACACTGCCTACACCAATGACGGTCTGCATCTTCTCGGAAAAGGTTATCTGAAATGGGTGGAGATTGTGAAACCTTACATTGGGAAGAAGTAA
- a CDS encoding cyclically-permuted mutarotase family protein gives MKKILILSVCLFVCCALSAQQRMKVACVGNSITYGTGLSDRATQSYPVQLQKLLGERYEVENFGKPGATLLNQGHRPYTRQEEYQKALDFAGDIVVIHLGINDTDPRDWANYRDFFVKDYLSLIDTFRKANPDVRIIIARMTPIADRHNRFLSGTRDWHGEIQTAIETVARYAGVQLIDFHEPLYPYPFLLPDAVHPTAEGAVIMAKTVYSAITGDYGGLKLSPLYTDNMVLQRDTPLLIQGTANAGEQVTVRIDRQQWITKTTPDGKWSVKLSPLKAGGPYTLVISTSKRTLKYTNVLAGEVWLCSGQSNMEFMLSQATTGKKDIPQAADEQLRLYDMKARWRTDALQWDASVLDSLNHLQYYKDTEWQTCTPDNAARFSAIASYFGRMLRDSLKVPVGLICNAIGGSPTESWIDRNTLEYHFPAILKDWTHNDFIQDWVRGRAALNIKQSKEKFQRHPYEPCYLYESGIRPLAQYPVKGVIWYQGESNAHNYEAHEKLFKLLISSWRKNWENEELPFYYVQLSSITRPSWPWFRDSQRRMMNEIPNTGMTVSSDYGDSLDVHPRNKKPIGERLARWALNKTYGMNHILPSGPLFHQADFRENAVYLTFNYGKGLKISDGHPLRTFEVAETDGIYSPAVAEIIDGRIKVYSEQVKHPQYVRYGWQPFTRANLVNEAGLPASTFRAEAPERFITDIHLQKMEGFPQSEKGFKLGVSACYSGILSGNLLMAGGCNFPGVPASDGGKKKFYRGIYAATMNPDTVLAWRKVGELPVASAYGVSVSCPDGIICIGGTDGKDALTSVYKICFGDNPKAAKQGKVKIETLPALPYTLDNMCGTLTGGQLFVAGGNKNGKPSNSFLCLDLDNLETGWQELPDFPGDARTQAVCAGQLKDGEARIFLWGGFAASTDGKPATLSTDGYCYSSASRQWTSIATPTGNDGETISLGGGTAIAINENLILCTGGVNKDIFLAALRQPEKDYLLHPAEWYKFNDRILIYNISQNTWQEVARTPQTARAGAALAGWDKTYYNINGELKPGVRTPEIIRIIIE, from the coding sequence ATGAAAAAGATTCTGATACTATCCGTCTGTCTGTTCGTTTGTTGCGCACTGTCTGCCCAACAACGGATGAAAGTTGCATGCGTCGGAAACAGCATCACCTACGGAACCGGATTATCCGACCGTGCAACGCAATCTTACCCCGTACAGTTGCAGAAACTACTGGGAGAGCGATATGAAGTCGAAAACTTCGGGAAGCCCGGCGCTACCCTGCTCAATCAAGGGCACCGCCCCTATACCCGGCAGGAAGAATATCAGAAAGCATTGGATTTTGCAGGAGACATTGTCGTCATTCATTTGGGAATCAATGATACCGACCCCCGTGACTGGGCAAACTACCGTGATTTCTTTGTGAAAGACTATCTGAGTCTGATTGATACATTCCGCAAAGCCAATCCCGACGTACGGATTATCATAGCGCGAATGACCCCGATTGCCGACCGCCATAACCGTTTCCTTTCGGGAACCCGTGACTGGCACGGCGAGATACAGACGGCTATCGAAACAGTAGCGCGTTATGCCGGTGTGCAGTTGATAGATTTCCACGAACCGCTTTATCCATATCCTTTCTTGCTGCCGGATGCCGTTCATCCTACTGCCGAAGGGGCAGTCATCATGGCAAAAACAGTTTATTCGGCTATAACCGGAGATTATGGCGGCTTGAAATTATCCCCGCTTTACACGGATAATATGGTTCTCCAACGTGATACCCCCTTGCTGATACAGGGAACAGCCAACGCAGGAGAACAAGTAACAGTCCGCATAGACCGTCAGCAGTGGATTACAAAAACTACACCGGACGGGAAATGGTCAGTGAAATTATCACCGTTGAAAGCAGGCGGTCCTTATACACTGGTAATCTCTACCTCAAAAAGAACCTTGAAATACACCAACGTCCTGGCAGGAGAAGTCTGGCTATGCTCCGGTCAGTCGAACATGGAATTTATGTTGAGCCAAGCCACTACCGGCAAAAAAGACATTCCTCAAGCTGCCGACGAACAGTTGCGCCTGTATGACATGAAAGCCCGTTGGCGCACGGACGCGCTACAATGGGACGCTTCCGTCCTCGACTCCCTGAATCATCTTCAATATTATAAAGACACAGAATGGCAAACCTGTACTCCCGACAATGCCGCCCGTTTCTCGGCGATAGCATCTTATTTCGGTCGGATGTTGCGGGATAGCTTGAAAGTTCCGGTAGGGCTGATATGCAATGCAATCGGCGGTTCGCCTACCGAATCATGGATAGACCGGAATACGTTGGAATACCACTTCCCGGCTATATTGAAAGACTGGACACACAATGACTTTATACAAGACTGGGTACGTGGACGCGCTGCATTAAACATCAAACAATCGAAAGAGAAATTCCAACGCCACCCTTACGAACCTTGTTATTTGTACGAGTCCGGTATTCGTCCGTTAGCGCAGTATCCGGTCAAAGGTGTGATTTGGTATCAGGGGGAATCGAACGCCCATAATTACGAAGCGCACGAGAAACTCTTCAAACTCTTGATAAGCAGTTGGCGCAAGAACTGGGAGAATGAAGAACTGCCGTTCTACTACGTTCAGCTTTCCAGTATAACCCGTCCTTCCTGGCCGTGGTTCCGTGACAGCCAGCGCAGGATGATGAACGAAATACCGAATACGGGTATGACGGTATCTAGTGATTATGGCGACTCATTAGACGTACACCCTAGAAATAAGAAACCGATTGGCGAACGTCTTGCCCGTTGGGCATTGAATAAGACGTATGGCATGAACCATATACTGCCATCCGGCCCGTTATTTCACCAAGCCGATTTTCGTGAAAATGCCGTATATCTAACTTTCAATTACGGCAAAGGCTTAAAGATTTCGGACGGTCATCCTTTGCGCACGTTTGAAGTCGCCGAGACGGACGGCATTTATTCCCCTGCCGTTGCGGAGATAATAGACGGTCGGATAAAAGTATATAGTGAACAAGTAAAGCATCCGCAATACGTCCGCTACGGTTGGCAGCCTTTCACACGGGCAAATCTGGTGAATGAAGCAGGCCTGCCGGCTTCAACCTTTCGTGCGGAAGCACCCGAACGGTTCATTACGGACATTCACTTGCAGAAAATGGAAGGATTCCCCCAATCGGAGAAAGGCTTCAAACTAGGCGTTTCCGCCTGCTACTCAGGAATCCTGAGCGGCAATCTGCTGATGGCGGGCGGTTGCAATTTTCCCGGTGTTCCTGCCAGCGATGGTGGAAAGAAGAAATTCTATCGGGGAATTTATGCGGCAACGATGAATCCCGATACGGTACTTGCCTGGCGTAAGGTAGGAGAGTTGCCGGTCGCTTCCGCTTACGGAGTTTCTGTATCTTGTCCGGACGGTATCATCTGCATAGGGGGAACTGATGGAAAAGATGCGCTGACATCTGTCTATAAAATCTGTTTTGGGGACAATCCGAAGGCTGCAAAGCAAGGGAAAGTCAAGATAGAAACTCTTCCTGCATTGCCTTATACACTAGACAACATGTGTGGTACATTGACAGGCGGGCAACTGTTCGTTGCAGGCGGCAACAAAAACGGCAAACCTTCCAACTCATTCCTTTGTCTCGACTTGGATAATCTTGAGACCGGTTGGCAGGAGTTACCGGATTTTCCCGGAGATGCACGGACGCAAGCCGTCTGTGCCGGACAGCTTAAAGACGGTGAAGCCCGTATCTTCCTATGGGGCGGATTCGCCGCTTCCACCGATGGCAAACCGGCAACACTTTCCACCGACGGCTATTGCTACTCATCCGCATCCCGGCAATGGACTTCCATAGCCACCCCGACAGGAAACGACGGTGAAACCATCTCCTTAGGTGGCGGAACAGCTATCGCCATCAATGAAAACCTGATTCTCTGTACAGGCGGAGTGAATAAAGATATCTTCCTCGCAGCTCTCCGACAGCCCGAAAAGGACTATCTTCTTCATCCAGCCGAATGGTACAAATTCAATGACCGTATATTAATATATAATATCAGTCAAAACACATGGCAGGAAGTCGCCCGTACCCCGCAAACAGCCCGTGCCGGAGCAGCATTGGCAGGATGGGATAAAACTTATTACAACATAAACGGAGAATTGAAGCCGGGTGTCCGCACTCCCGAAATAATCAGGATAATAATCGAATAA